In the Thalassoroseus pseudoceratinae genome, CGACTGCCGTCAGAGGGAGCCGTGGAATTCCCGGAGAACATTACAACAGCGGTCACAGACTACGAGAACGACCACACGTTTCACATCCCCCGAAATTCGGCTCAAGCACGCTATCGAGCAGACGATCTATGCTACCGATAGCATTCAGTTCGATACCGACGATTTTCTCGGAGCGGTCGAATCCGCACAGATCATGACTGACAGCGATCATCGTGGCGTTCGCGTCCAAGTTACCGACGACAATGGGTTCGGCGAAGCGGGAGCCGAGGATGTTGGCTCGTGTCGCTCGGAGTTCTCGGTCAACGCACCAGGGCATCGGTTCTATTCAAACCTGGACCCGGTGTTTCTGGTCGACTGGCTCAAGCTGGCGAAGGACAAAATGGTCACGATGTACTACGCGGACAGCACTTCGCAAATCACGCTGACCGCTCAAGACTGCTCCACCTACGTCGTGATGCCGTTGTTGACCGATGCGGTCGGCTATCAGCCGAAAGCCGAAGAACCGGAATCTGACGAAGAAACTACCGAGTCTGAATCAGAATTCGTCACCGAAATTTCCACCCCGCACTTCGAAAACACTGAAGAATGCTGTGACAACAGAGGCAATGTCGAGGAGCCCGAGTCCGACGAAGTGGAAAGCGGCGTGTTCACCGCCGCGGACTTGCTGGCGATGCTAGCTTGAACGCTGGGGTGGGGAGAACCCCCATTAAGCCCTCCTAGTATTAGTATCTAAATATGGCGACCGGGTTTGTGATTGTGTCGGTGGTGATGTTCGTCGCTGTCGGGGGGATTCTGTTTGACCGTCGTGGCAAATGCTTCGGCGGTCGCTTCTTTGATCGAAAAGGTTTTCGATGAAACCAAGTGAACTGAAACAGTTCGAACGTTCGACATGTGCTTGCGGGAAGTGCAAGGCAGGTTGCAAATCGATGCCCGGTCGCCTGGCATCGGGCGACCTAGACGCGATTGCGAATTTTTTTGGCGTTGACCCTGGTAATGAAGAGTTCACGCAACGGAACTTCCGGTCATTGGACGACTGGAAGGTTGGTGAGGAACCTGTGACGATTCCGACAATTGTTCCTGCGCAGAAAGAGAGCGGTCGGTGCGTCTTTCTCACCAAAGATGACCGTTGTTCGATCCACCCGGTCGCTCCGTTCGGTTGTCGGAACTTCGATGCTTGCGGGGAAAACGAGGTAGACGACGTTTACAAATCCATATGCCAATTGGCTGTGATCACTCACTCGCGGGACTACCTGATGACCTGGGGGCACTTGCACACATTGGGTATCCAGGCACCGCCGATAGGTCTGCGGAAAGCCGCAATGCACGCCGAGCTTGATCGGTTGCGCTGATTTTGTCACCGCCGTTGTGCCTGATCGAACTGTCTACGGACGATTCCAGATCGAAAGTGCCAACTTTGAAAGCCTTTCACTGCGTTTCGTGATCTCTTCTTCCGTCCAGTCTTTCTTCTTGATGATTGAGCGGTTCATAGCAAGCCCACTATGTTCTTCGAGAGCGGCTTTTTTGGTCAACCAGCCAGAATTTGAAACTGAAGGATTGAGTTTCTTCGTCAACAAGGTCAGGTTTCCAACCGTGTGGAGCAGCTTTTCACGTTCGAGCTCCGCTTCGACCTGGGGTTTATCATTCGGTAATGCCCAATTTCCGTGCCAGTGCTGAGGCATGACATGCTCAATGGTTAGTTTTTCTCCGAACTGAAGCTTCTCCGACTTGTCCGTGAATAACTCTTGTTCCACAGCCTCCAGCAACATTCGAACGCGAGCTCTTACCAGCTTCGTGTAAAGCGGTGTTTGTTCCCACGCGATACGAAACTCCTCGTCGTTTGGCCAACGACGGTTCTCTGCATCACTCGCTAGAAGATAGTCGCGAACACAATGAGCCGGCGACTCAGATTCGAGACAAGGGAGTAGGTCGATAAAAAATCTGCCGTAGCCACGTGTGCTGAGCTGGCAAACCATCCGCCGAACTAAGAACGACTCCAAATCACAAACGATTTTCGTGACGGTCGCTTCATCGGCTTCGAAGTGAGAAAACAATTCCATTAGAAATGGGAACGCTGTGCCCACGTCCATAGCATTCAATCGATAGAAGAATAGCCCAACCCGAGATTCAATGGATAGTTGATCGAAGGAACGGAACACCTCGGCATACGATCGAATTGAACTAACGATGTCACTTGCCGACCCCCATACATTGTTGCTTGCGAACTCTCGAAACGCTCCGTAGAGATGTGCCACTGAAACATCATCTTTTTTCTTCAGTGTCAGGAAGTGCTGCAAGAAGATGTCGATGCGAGCACGACGAGCATGACCGCGACCAAGTTCTTTCTGCCAGTATTCGTGGTTCTCATCGAACGGCATCCAGTATTTTGTATAGAGAGCCGCAGGTTCGTCGCCATCCTGCCTCGCTTTGTGCAGCAGGAAGTTCTTGATCAAATCGGACGGCAACAGTGGAGTGCCCCGGGCATTCAACGTCTCAAAGATTAGCTGTGGATCATCATTCTGATCCAAGTCAATAACCACCAGCCGAAGATACTTGAGAATGGATTCGTAGAGTGCATTCAGCCGCTGTTCATAACTTTCATCGCCAGGGTCTAGCCATTCCGTTAGCAATTCGTGGAAACACAGGTACGCATCGCCGATGTTGTTATTCACGCTTTTGGCTTGAGGTGAGACATCATATTCCTTGCGAAGTTCTGCCGGTGAACCTGCCAGCATGACTCTTCGAAAATCCTCTTGGTCAATGTTCGTAGGCCAAACCTTGAAGATTTCGATTTCGTCCACACTCATCGGATCGTCATTGCGAGTGAGCTTGCGGAGTGCCTTGTGAAACTGCTCGGGACCATGTTCTTCCGCAAAATCGCAGAGCGCCTCCAGGAACACTTGGAGCGTCGTCAATCGTTGCTGACCGTCAATGACCAAACGCGTTTCCAGAAATCCAGACGGATTCGGCACCTGTTCGAGAACGATTGCACCCAAAAAGTGTGGTCTTGTGTCTTGTTTCAGAAGTCGTCGTTCAGCCACCGCGCGGATATCTTCCCACAAAGGCTCCCACTGAAGTTCGCGCTCCCAGACGTACCGTCGTTGATAGAGTGGCACAATGTGACGACAGTCTCTATCGAATACTTGGCGAATACTTAAAGTTCCTGCGTCCATCGTTTTCTCTTGCTGGTCCTGTGAAATGGAGTTTGGTCGTGATGTGGCAAGGTGTCGTTGCTGTCGGGAGCTCAGTTCAAACCGAATTGGCTAGAACGAAGCGTTTCCATCCAATACGACTCGCGTTTAAGAATGTCCTGTTCCGAGGCGTGTGTGTCAGCAATTTCCAAAATCGAATACTGAAAAAACTGCATATGCTCGGCACCTTTTTCTTTCAGTAGAGCAACGAGTTCGATGTTGCCTCCATGTCCATTCTCAGCATAGTCGCACCAACGCTGCCAAATGCCAACTTGTCCGGAAGTCTTGCCGACATAGTGTTTTCCAGTGGTCGTGTCGGTAATGAGATAAACGCCTTTGATGTTAGCGAGCGCGCCATGCCACGAAGCGATCCGCTGCCGAGTGATAGTTCGCAGTTTGGCATGGTTGATGATGACGGAGTTGTAGCCAGGGAACTCGCCGATTGTCATTTTCTCACGACGCACTTCGGCAATTGGCAGTTGTATCTCCGGTTTCAGCCAAATGTAAGATTGGCGTGTGCGTTGATGCCTGACGACAACTCGCCCAATCAATTCCTCTTGATTCGGCTGCAGAGATGTGGAGTACCGGAAAAACTCAGAATCGTTGGGTGGCTCGCAGCCATGCACAACGTATATGCCAACGTACAGCCACAAACTTTGACCCAGGTCGATGAGGCTCAATACATGCGAGCATGAGAAGTTGCGACGTCTCTGAAATTCCTGCCATAATCCAAATTCGCCGGTATAGTACACGTCAATCGGATGTTCTTTGCCGTTCCAACATGCGAGATGAATCTTTGTGCTACTGGCATCAAACGTCACTTCGGACGCCGTCAGGAAATCAACCAGACCAATCATTCAAGGCCCCCTTCAGCAACTCATAGTGGTAAATAACTCATGGAGTTCGCTCACACCAAAGTCACATCTCAACTACACCGAGCGTCCCAGGCATGTTGCTTGCGGAGGCGTTTGCTTTCCGTCCAGGCGGCTTGGTCTTCGACTTCGTATGCCTCATGGATGGGAAGTTTCCATTGGCCGTTACGATAGATGGCGGGGCCGCTGATGATGTCGAAGTGTTCGTCGCTGTTTTGTCTCGATTGTAGATAGACAATCGATCCATGCGGCAAACTGGCATACTTTGAGACTTGCCGGGGCTCGCCAAGGGGAACATAGCCACCGTTTCGCCATAACCTCTTTAATTCCTCATCGTCGAGCTTCACAACTAGCTTCTCGTGCGGATCGTCACCGGGCCATTCTTGGAGTTCGAGGGGGACTCCGGCTCTTTTGGCGGCTTTGAGGAGGAGGCTGCCGACGGTCCAGCGGTGGCATTTTCCACCGTCGGCTTCACGCAGATACGGGCAGCTGCAAAAGAAGACGATGCGGCGGTTTTCGGTGTGGGCTTCTAGGGCGAGGTCGAAGAGGTCCTGTGCGGCTTTGGGTTTGACGATTTTGACTCCGCCTTCATTGGTGCCGATTTGGGCGTTGCCGAGGTCATTCATCCATTGGTGGCGGCGTTCGCCGAGGAGGTCGCCGAAGGCGTTGCCACTAAAACCCTTGGCCCGCACGGAGCGGCTTTTGCGGACATCGACGAAGATCGGTGGTTTGAAGCCGCGACTGCGTTCGACGGCGTCGACGGCTTTCACCAGTTGTTCGGTTGCGTTGCCCCACCCCCAGTAGCCCCAGGAGAACATCTTCAGCGGGTTGGATTTCGTCGGTTTGCGTTTTGCCATGGTTCAAGCATTCATTCGGTGTCGGTTGAGAAATGCGATTGCTAGTTCAGAACAACTGCTCTAGTTTTTTGAGCACGAGTTCTTTGGTGTCTTCCTCGAATTCTTCGAAGTGCATGGCGATGGCTTCACAGGTGCAGTTGAGTTTACCGGCTTGATGCATTCGCCAGAGCCCTTCGGTGATCTCTGGTTTCTCGGCATAGTGCCGCACTAACTCCTCATCGTCCTGGAACTTCCCGCGTTCGATGATAAACCGCCGCGGAGTTTTGGGATCTTGTTTGATACAGTGATCGAGCGATTGTGTAATCGTCAAATTCTCGAAGACGGGGTTGGCGAGAAGTTCTCGAATGTTTGGCATGGGATGATTACCTTCGTAAAATATTGGGAAGCACTGCATTATCATGGAAATTCACCGTAGCCAATAGAACCACGACGGATCTCAAGAATGGTTGTTTGAATTTCGTCACGCATCCAAATAATGCGGTTTTTTGATCTCTTCTGTCTCACGATAATGCGTCCCGCCATTTCACTTACAGCTGGTGCCATTTCAAGCTCATATCGATATGGTTCATTCCTCGTAGGTGGATCGTGTCGCCCAGAGACATTGAATAGTCCAGCGAATAGCCATTCGTCATTACCGCGTAGATCAATCAAGCTTAATACATGATTGCATTCAAATTCCTGGTAAGTTTGGGTTTGCTGCCAGTCTTCAAAATCTCCCTAAAAGTACATCTCTAAGGCAGTTGTCGCACCTCTACGTGCTTGATAAATCTTCGTTTCCGAGACATCGAACTCAACTCCTGCGGCAATTAGAAAATCAACTAAATCGATCATTTTTTTCTCCAGCTGAAAATACGAATAGCTATATCGGCTTTGTTTGCTAGGATTGCGGCAGTTCGACGGCTGAGAGGGACTTGAAGACGTTCACTTTTTCTTGTGGCTTCGTTTCTTGGGGGCGGCGGCTTCGCGTTCGCGGCGAATGCGGTCCAACAACACAGCCGCCGGTTCATCACTCGGATCCTGCGGCACCAACTCCCCCCGAAACGCTTTCGTGAGGATGGATTGATCGAGTTGAGTGAGCGCCGCTTCGCTCTCAATTGCTGAGGCAGTGATGCTCTCGATTCCACTTAGCTGCTCATCGATTCGAGATGCCAGCTCATATTGTTCTGCAATTGGCGGCAACGGAACCGGCATGCCACGAAAGATTGTAAGGTTCATACGAAGTCGCGTTGCACCGTATGCGATCCCAGAAGTAAATCTCCGAGCGATATCGGAGTTCATGTAATGCATCAAGCATCGAGTCGATGCAGCTTCGTGGTTAGTTGTCATCTTCATGACATCAGGCGTCACCATCGCTGTGCCGATTCCTTCTGGATAAATCGCTGCAACACCGGGCGGTTCACCAAGTTTAGTAACTAACAATTCACCGCCATGGACGGAGTATGGTTGAAAAAGTTCTTTCCATTTCCGGGAGTCCATGAAACCAGGTTTTCTTGTCAGGTATTTCCCGGGGGCAACGTGCCGAAGAAAAATGATCGGCACACCTTCAGAACGGAAATCCTTCGCCTTGAATATCGTTCCAAAAGGTCCGGCGCAGATCGCGTTTGGTTCGTCTGCGGACAAGTCGTCCATGCGGCACCATTCCCATCCATCGGGCAGTTCCGGGAGGTCCGTTGCATCGACCGGTTCCGGTAGCAGATAGGTGAGTTCGGTGACGTTTCGTGATAAGTAATGCCATCGTCCCGCAGGACGTGACAGAGATTCCAAAGTTTCGCGACGATGTCTTGGGTGGTCATTCGATTTTAGTTTTCAGTGTTCGGTTTTCAGTGTTCGGTTTTCAGTGTTCGGTTTTCGGTGTTCAGTTTTAGTTCGGTTTATTTTGGAGGGACTTGGTTAGGGCGTAGGACATGCGGTTGATTTGCTTCGTTTCTTCGACGATGTGTTTCATGGCCTCGGTGGGAATGATTTTGATTTTTCCGGCGATGTAGGCTTGGGTTCGAAGTTCGGCGGACGAGCCACGTGCGATGGTGAGGAAGCGGGCAAAGTCTTTATTAGTGCGTTCAGTTCCCTCGGCATTGTTGGAAGCGATCGAAACCGCGGCCCGCTGCATTTGGTCTTTCAAACCAAAATCCCTGGATTCTTGCAAGGTTTCATAGACAAAGACAGCCAGCGTACACGCCTTCTTCCAGACTTCCAAATCCTCAAACGATTGAAATGCCATCTTGATCAATCCCGAACACCGAACACGGAAAACCGAAAACTCCGTCAAGCTGCCTGCCACATGGTGTCCGCAATGGACTGCAGGACCGTTTCCAATTCGCCCTTGAAAATCTTATTGAGCCGATTGAATCCGCCCATTTGTTTGAACTGGCCGGAGTCGAGGGCTTCGCGGTCGACGATGAGTTCTTTTTCGAGTTGCTTGCCGATGCGGTCGAGCCATTGACGTTGGGGAGTAGTCCAGGAACGGCTGGCGAGAATCTGTTGCATGGCGGCTTGCACGCGGTCTTTGTGAGCGATCAGTGGCTGATCGCAGGCGACGTGACGAATGTAACCAATGATCGAAGCAGTATTGTCTTGGTTGGTGGACTCTCGCCACGCGGTTTGGAGGTTGGCTTCCGTGAAACCGGCTTGATCCAACTCCAATCGCAGTTCCCGAAGTTGGGCGCGGGTAAGTTCGCGAGGACGCTGCGTGACGACGATCAGTGCAGGCACATCATCAATGTGCTCGGTGACGTACTTGCGAAAGGCATCCAGGAAATCTTCCGGTTTGGCAGCTGCCCCATAGCCACGCTCGATGCGACGCAATTCGTCGGCATGGTTGGAGACGATGTATTGGGTGCCGGTGTGACGGACTTCGTCGAGAATCGAAGACGTCGGCGCATGTTGTTGGAACCACTCCGCCAGATTCTTAGGATCGGTTTGTCGAACGTGATCGATCAGCCCACGGCGATCTAACCCCGTAGCGGTCTCCAAGCGTTCGGCTTGGGTTTCGCTGAGTTTCTTACGTTGGAGTTTGGCGAGCAATTGTTCTTTAATTTGTTGCCGAGCATCTTCGTCGGTCACCGTCTGCAGTTCTTGGACAAGTTGCTCGAAAGACACGCTGACCCGTGTGACAACGGGTTTCATGTCGCTGACTTCCTGTAACGCCTCGTAGAGATTGACGGCGTCGAAGATGCGGAACCGATCTTTGTCGTCGCCGGGGCCGTTCAAGTCTTTGCAAAGTCGAGTGGCACGCCCGAGCATCTGCTCGAACAAGATCCGGCTCTTGACACGCCGGAGAAAAACCAGGTTGGTGATCGGTGGGACATCGACACCGGTTGTCAGCAAATCAACCGTCACGACGATTTTGGGGTGCTCTTCGTTGCGGAATCGGCGAATGAGTTGCAGAGGTTTGTCGGCTTTGCCGGTGATTTTCATGATCGCGTTGTCGGCGATGCCATCGTAGAGATCGTCGAAGGCGTCTTTCAACAACCGGACGACCATGTCCGCATGGAGATCGTTGACACAGAAGACCAACGTCTTGCCTGGTAGCGAAGGGTCAATGTGTTCGGCCAGCGACGCGCAGACGGTCTTGTTGAAGTTTTCCGTTAGCACTTGTCGATTGAATTGATCGACCTCGACTTCAACTTCATCCGGTGTGTTGAACAGTTGCAGTTGGCTGGTTCGGGAGTCGAGCAGTTGCATCTCCTCGCCGCGTTCCCACTTGATTCCATCTTCTGCGAGTTCCGTGATAATGCGATACGGCGGCTCATGGTCCACGAGCCAGCCGTCGATGACGGCTTGCCGATACGTGTATTGGAAGACCGGTGCGCCGAAGATTTCGGTGGTATGCAACGCGGGCGTAGCGGTGAGTCCAATGCGAACGGCGTCGAAGTGATCAATCACACGACGGTATTTCGAGATGTAGTCGGCTTCGCTGCGGAAACTCATCTCGGCGTCGGACATCTCCTGATCGAGATTATAGCCGCGATGGCACTCGTCGACGATAATGCAATCGTAGGCATCGACTGGAGTCGGTGGGACGTTTTCGTCGGCGTAGAGCAATCGCTTGACCATGCCTTGGACGGTCGCAATTTGCAGCCGCGTATCAGCATCCGGGCGGAGGTCGCCGAGTTCCTTGATATCGTAGATATCGGCGAAGGACTGC is a window encoding:
- a CDS encoding restriction endonuclease subunit S domain-containing protein, producing MDSRKWKELFQPYSVHGGELLVTKLGEPPGVAAIYPEGIGTAMVTPDVMKMTTNHEAASTRCLMHYMNSDIARRFTSGIAYGATRLRMNLTIFRGMPVPLPPIAEQYELASRIDEQLSGIESITASAIESEAALTQLDQSILTKAFRGELVPQDPSDEPAAVLLDRIRREREAAAPKKRSHKKK
- a CDS encoding YkgJ family cysteine cluster protein, producing the protein MKPSELKQFERSTCACGKCKAGCKSMPGRLASGDLDAIANFFGVDPGNEEFTQRNFRSLDDWKVGEEPVTIPTIVPAQKESGRCVFLTKDDRCSIHPVAPFGCRNFDACGENEVDDVYKSICQLAVITHSRDYLMTWGHLHTLGIQAPPIGLRKAAMHAELDRLR
- a CDS encoding DUF262 domain-containing protein codes for the protein MDAGTLSIRQVFDRDCRHIVPLYQRRYVWERELQWEPLWEDIRAVAERRLLKQDTRPHFLGAIVLEQVPNPSGFLETRLVIDGQQRLTTLQVFLEALCDFAEEHGPEQFHKALRKLTRNDDPMSVDEIEIFKVWPTNIDQEDFRRVMLAGSPAELRKEYDVSPQAKSVNNNIGDAYLCFHELLTEWLDPGDESYEQRLNALYESILKYLRLVVIDLDQNDDPQLIFETLNARGTPLLPSDLIKNFLLHKARQDGDEPAALYTKYWMPFDENHEYWQKELGRGHARRARIDIFLQHFLTLKKKDDVSVAHLYGAFREFASNNVWGSASDIVSSIRSYAEVFRSFDQLSIESRVGLFFYRLNAMDVGTAFPFLMELFSHFEADEATVTKIVCDLESFLVRRMVCQLSTRGYGRFFIDLLPCLESESPAHCVRDYLLASDAENRRWPNDEEFRIAWEQTPLYTKLVRARVRMLLEAVEQELFTDKSEKLQFGEKLTIEHVMPQHWHGNWALPNDKPQVEAELEREKLLHTVGNLTLLTKKLNPSVSNSGWLTKKAALEEHSGLAMNRSIIKKKDWTEEEITKRSERLSKLALSIWNRP
- the hsdR gene encoding type I restriction-modification system endonuclease, whose translation is MSATPVRSPNFAFLAKYDDVLVRHAALAERYVFDDSNSALIKLRQFAELLTEHCAANSGIVIGPRDSFVDVLEQLWQARILGPKVSQLFHGLRKAGNSAAHEHTGDRREALHQLQMARKLAIWLHRVFGGDPKFNPGAFVVPPNPAEAEQELLDELTRLRQVEVSAKVQTEDLKESLESERQLKNQLETQANRAFQDLEAALQLAAETEQQLAEERQKFHARLAELQTQTTTTNDQRQATVSIAQAQDQELNLDEVATRHIIDAQLREAGWEADSQSLRHGHGTWPVKGRNLAIAEWPTKQGPADYCLFVGLTPIAVVEAKRKHEDVLGKIDQPKRYSRGFQLDPTHQSPGGPWDEYKIPFLFVTNGRPFLRQVIEKSGIWFLDARRSVNHPQPLEAWYTPGGLSQLLDQNLDEADKRLSNEPTDYLPFRPYQAEAVRRIESEIAAGKRNLLVAMATGTGKTMTCIGLVYRLIKAGRFRRVLFLVDRSALGEQSSNAFKDVRLEKQQSFADIYDIKELGDLRPDADTRLQIATVQGMVKRLLYADENVPPTPVDAYDCIIVDECHRGYNLDQEMSDAEMSFRSEADYISKYRRVIDHFDAVRIGLTATPALHTTEIFGAPVFQYTYRQAVIDGWLVDHEPPYRIITELAEDGIKWERGEEMQLLDSRTSQLQLFNTPDEVEVEVDQFNRQVLTENFNKTVCASLAEHIDPSLPGKTLVFCVNDLHADMVVRLLKDAFDDLYDGIADNAIMKITGKADKPLQLIRRFRNEEHPKIVVTVDLLTTGVDVPPITNLVFLRRVKSRILFEQMLGRATRLCKDLNGPGDDKDRFRIFDAVNLYEALQEVSDMKPVVTRVSVSFEQLVQELQTVTDEDARQQIKEQLLAKLQRKKLSETQAERLETATGLDRRGLIDHVRQTDPKNLAEWFQQHAPTSSILDEVRHTGTQYIVSNHADELRRIERGYGAAAKPEDFLDAFRKYVTEHIDDVPALIVVTQRPRELTRAQLRELRLELDQAGFTEANLQTAWRESTNQDNTASIIGYIRHVACDQPLIAHKDRVQAAMQQILASRSWTTPQRQWLDRIGKQLEKELIVDREALDSGQFKQMGGFNRLNKIFKGELETVLQSIADTMWQAA
- a CDS encoding four helix bundle protein — protein: MAFQSFEDLEVWKKACTLAVFVYETLQESRDFGLKDQMQRAAVSIASNNAEGTERTNKDFARFLTIARGSSAELRTQAYIAGKIKIIPTEAMKHIVEETKQINRMSYALTKSLQNKPN
- a CDS encoding GIY-YIG nuclease family protein; translation: MIGLVDFLTASEVTFDASSTKIHLACWNGKEHPIDVYYTGEFGLWQEFQRRRNFSCSHVLSLIDLGQSLWLYVGIYVVHGCEPPNDSEFFRYSTSLQPNQEELIGRVVVRHQRTRQSYIWLKPEIQLPIAEVRREKMTIGEFPGYNSVIINHAKLRTITRQRIASWHGALANIKGVYLITDTTTGKHYVGKTSGQVGIWQRWCDYAENGHGGNIELVALLKEKGAEHMQFFQYSILEIADTHASEQDILKRESYWMETLRSSQFGLN